Below is a genomic region from Candidatus Obscuribacterales bacterium.
CGTCTCCGACAAAAACCTCAGGTGGATTATTGTCTTGCGGCACTTTCTTCCTTAGGCTTGGCAGACTTGGACATTTCGGCTGCTTCTTTGGCTGTTACTTCACCAGCATACTTTACAGATGGAGGAAGAGAGGCTTGTCCGGCGCTAGTTTTGCCACCAATAGTGACGTTCTTGCTTGGCGGAATACCCAAGTAACGGGCAGCTTCCATACATATCGAGTTAAATACAGGACCGGCAATTGTGTTGCCCCAACGTCCATCGGTTTGTGGGCTATCTACGACAACAAGACACAAGAGCTGAGGCGCCTCTGCAGGCAAATAACCGATAAAGGAAGCAACCGTTGCTCCTGCAACATACCCCCTGCCGCCATCAATTGATTTCTGTGCAGTACCAGTTTTGCCGGCGACGCGATAGCCCGGCACTTGGCCGGCCATCTGTGTTCCTCCGGCAATATTTTCTGCCAGCAAGTATGAAATTGTCTGTGCTGTTTCTTTGGAAATAACGCTGCGCCTATTTGGCTCAGTCCACTTTTCCGTGACACCAGTTTTTGGATCATACACGCGCCTAATTATGTGCGGTGCCACCCATGTACCGTTATTAGCAACAGCTCCAACGGCAGCAACCAATTGCAGAGGAGTTACAGCTACTGCACCTTGCCCAAAACCCGTAGCAGCAGAGTCAATGGGACGCCAGTATTTATGATCAAGCAATAGTCCGGCTGATTCAGCGGAAAGATCGACACCAGTTTTCTGCCCTATGCCGAATTCGCGAAGCTTCCTGTGAAACTGCTGCGGGCTCATTGTTAGTGCAACTTGAGCAGCAGCAATATTGCTTGAGTGTATAAAGAGGTGCAATAGATCTATTGCACCGTGTCCACCCTTTTCGTGATTGTGAATGGTGCGGTTGCCAATCTGCAATGTTCCATTATCAACAAAGGTGCTGTCCGGTCTAATTGTGCCAAGATCAAGAGCGGAAGCGACGGTTAATACCTTGAAGGTCGAACCAGGTTCATACACATCAACCATGGACCAGTTTTTTCTTACTTGGTTGGAATATTTTGAATATTCGTTGGGATCGTAATTTGGATAATTGGCCCAGGCTAAAATTTCGCCGGATTGCGGATTGGTCATGATGACAGTGCCGCGTAAAGCATGCGAGTGCGTACACATCGCACCAAGTTCCTTCTCTGCCAAATGTTGCAAGTAATTATCAATTGT
It encodes:
- a CDS encoding penicillin-binding protein 2, encoding MPGSVSDFPRKRRTQNSNRQGRWPLSRLRFVQVLLLLGGLAIMGRLYYLQIFKGGELTRKAEVQRQQSNLLIHRGAITDRHGLPLAIDTTRYDVYVHPTLIKASVDEAATTLATITHLEPEKVKHQLTAGYPVITLARHLGREEVDELQALNWTGIDIHPRAFRHYPEGKLAAHVLGFVNMDTNGQGGVEQVGEGTLKNIGDMHKQQLDGHGHPIMLAADSKPVMEITPPLGRQIELTIDNYLQHLAEKELGAMCTHSHALRGTVIMTNPQSGEILAWANYPNYDPNEYSKYSNQVRKNWSMVDVYEPGSTFKVLTVASALDLGTIRPDSTFVDNGTLQIGNRTIHNHEKGGHGAIDLLHLFIHSSNIAAAQVALTMSPQQFHRKLREFGIGQKTGVDLSAESAGLLLDHKYWRPIDSAATGFGQGAVAVTPLQLVAAVGAVANNGTWVAPHIIRRVYDPKTGVTEKWTEPNRRSVISKETAQTISYLLAENIAGGTQMAGQVPGYRVAGKTGTAQKSIDGGRGYVAGATVASFIGYLPAEAPQLLCLVVVDSPQTDGRWGNTIAGPVFNSICMEAARYLGIPPSKNVTIGGKTSAGQASLPPSVKYAGEVTAKEAAEMSKSAKPKEESAARQ